A window of the Microbacterium sp. AZCO genome harbors these coding sequences:
- a CDS encoding LacI family DNA-binding transcriptional regulator: MSDEVTRGWQRPSIYDVARQAGVSHMTVSRVLNGHPNIRESTRERVLQAIDEMNYTRSSIARALATRRAMRIGVLVDGPVQYGPNSTLRAIESAARDVGYAISAFSISDDEESQIDTGVVELVTQGVDALCVIAPRASSLDILRKQTTGLPTIVIKAEPDAAWHTVAVDQRAGATLAVSHLIELGHRRILHVAGPLDWYDARERQEGWSDALKAAGLSAAQPVAGDWTSDYGYEFGSSYDFADFTAVFAANDQMALGLVHGLSDRGLRVPHDISVVGFDDLPDARHFLPPLTTVRQDFAALGELALRQIIAAIDSEEDGVQHDRIEPRLIVRSSTAAPRD; this comes from the coding sequence ATGTCGGACGAAGTGACGCGGGGCTGGCAGCGGCCCAGCATCTACGACGTGGCCCGGCAGGCGGGCGTGTCCCACATGACCGTCTCGCGCGTGCTCAACGGGCACCCGAACATCCGGGAGTCGACGCGAGAGCGCGTGCTGCAGGCGATCGACGAGATGAACTACACGCGCAGCTCGATCGCGCGCGCACTCGCGACCCGGCGAGCCATGCGCATCGGGGTGCTGGTCGACGGCCCCGTGCAGTACGGCCCCAACAGCACGCTCCGGGCGATCGAGAGCGCCGCGCGCGACGTCGGCTACGCGATCAGCGCCTTCTCGATCTCCGACGACGAGGAGTCGCAGATCGACACGGGAGTCGTCGAGCTCGTGACGCAAGGGGTGGACGCGCTGTGCGTCATCGCGCCCCGGGCGTCTTCGCTCGACATCCTGCGCAAGCAGACGACGGGGCTTCCCACCATCGTGATCAAGGCGGAGCCGGATGCCGCCTGGCACACGGTCGCCGTGGATCAGCGGGCCGGTGCGACCCTCGCGGTCTCCCACCTCATCGAGCTCGGTCATCGGCGCATCCTGCACGTCGCCGGTCCCCTCGACTGGTACGACGCGCGCGAGCGGCAGGAGGGCTGGAGCGATGCCCTGAAGGCGGCAGGACTGTCGGCCGCGCAGCCGGTGGCGGGGGACTGGACGTCGGACTACGGCTACGAGTTCGGCTCGTCATACGACTTCGCCGACTTCACCGCCGTCTTCGCCGCCAACGACCAGATGGCGCTCGGCCTCGTCCACGGGCTGTCGGACCGCGGCCTGCGAGTGCCCCACGACATCAGCGTCGTGGGCTTCGACGACCTCCCCGACGCCCGGCACTTCCTCCCCCCGCTCACCACCGTGCGGCAGGACTTCGCGGCCCTCGGCGAGCTCGCCCTGCGCCAGATCATCGCCGCGATCGACAGTGAGGAGGACGGCGTGCAGCACGACAGGATCGAGCCGCGCCTCATCGTGCGGTCCTCGACGGCAGCGCCGCGCGACTGA
- a CDS encoding beta-L-arabinofuranosidase domain-containing protein, with translation MTHSTSALGAPTASRRHSLRAVRRAVAVATASVVAAAGLAFVAPTAASAADLSIESKKVLDLGFDGSLTDAGPNAAPVSLQKGAAAYGTGVRGQAFNFNGSTALKLGTAAYLQPQDLTVSFWYKPNATMTGEQVFAWSKTVYNSDGWYLTSESDTSSLALSVGPSSGQPYKVAVDAPRATFFPAGQWTHIVVTYDKTTKVVTFYRNGVRQTATVKYPVSATASGVLGSESTSVKTLGYNGPSYNGSHLNGLLDDYSLYNGVASTTDVVTLTQRGNPSFDPATVARSDADALSVQTTADADFTLPVQGAGGSAITWASSNSGVISTSGGDAHVTRPTGTTASTVTLTASVSYGGSAPVTKNFPVSVTPVGATTPSIYLEEAGLENVLVEDDYLENANAKTVAYLLSLDPEKFLYSWYVQAGLTPTTTSGYGGWEATSGTRFQGHFFGHYISALSQAYSTATDGATKAQLLAKLTAAVDGLKKAQDAYAAANPGNAGFVAPFSISVLPNGGGGLLVPFYNLHKVLAGLLDAYEYAPAPVATKARSVAAAFGTWVKNWAGSLANPASILTTEYGGMNEALYELYSITKDPNHKRAAEYFDETTLFQQLANGQDVLNGKHANTTIPKLVGALKRYTVFMDNPDLYATLTAAEKAALPMYRTAAEKFWEIVIRDHTYAGGGNSQSEHFHAADTIYADATNGTTSGYGENSTVEGCNEYNMLKLSRLLFQVTKDVKFADYYESTYINTILASQNPETGMVTYFQPQTAGYAKIFGTPLDQFWCDHGTGIESFTKLGDSIYFQDDTSVYVNMFRSSVYTSADQNLKLTQTADIPNTDTATFTVASVDGGALPAGTTVRLRVPSWVAATPTLTVNGVVKDVAPLTGAGYISVVVAAGDTLTYKLPAKVWVDAGTENPNWVAFKYGPVLLATELSRVNANASYTAGVLVQMSTADKSLNGNITVDDAAQWKAGIASNLERIPNGPNNNGMTTMRFTLHNVDSKSAALTFEPYYSLYNARYALYMTLVQPDSPESQAQILKEKQQLRISETTIDSLTSFDDNNSEAGKNYRFNKSGVGVWLGQGYRDGQIATDAYFQYDMVVDPSLPKNYLGVRYFGGDNGRTFDVYVNDVLLKHERITNAAGSTTWYVQYDEIPASILSGIAAKDSYKKDTTGAYVLDAKGQKIPVVTVRFQGNGTSYVGGVYGVYTASKTTYATDADLSALSFDGGRLTPSLAKGVYSYTVTVPQDASSATFDADPAVPSGLVYVGDVLIDDTKPRTVPLQAGDQPTVLTLRTTAQDHTTSATYTVQIVREEPAPPLTVTSEALARCVAGKAVVSVQVTNTSTVRVALAITTPYGAKQVAELAPGKTTSQAFTTRLATLPAGETSVKASGTVDGKAVSTTVAARIPTLSCG, from the coding sequence ATGACACACAGCACCAGCGCACTAGGCGCGCCCACGGCATCCCGCCGTCATTCCCTCCGTGCCGTCCGGCGGGCCGTCGCCGTGGCGACCGCTTCGGTCGTCGCCGCGGCCGGTCTCGCTTTCGTCGCACCCACCGCCGCCTCTGCTGCCGACCTGTCGATCGAGAGCAAGAAGGTCCTCGATCTGGGCTTCGACGGCAGCCTCACCGATGCGGGCCCGAACGCCGCCCCCGTAAGCCTGCAGAAGGGCGCCGCGGCCTATGGCACGGGCGTCCGCGGACAGGCGTTCAACTTCAACGGATCGACGGCGCTGAAGCTCGGCACCGCCGCGTACCTGCAGCCGCAGGACCTCACTGTCTCGTTCTGGTACAAGCCGAACGCGACGATGACGGGGGAGCAGGTCTTCGCGTGGAGCAAGACCGTCTACAACTCCGACGGCTGGTATCTCACGTCGGAGAGCGACACGTCGTCACTCGCGCTCTCGGTCGGCCCCTCGAGCGGCCAGCCCTACAAGGTCGCGGTCGACGCGCCGCGCGCGACCTTCTTCCCCGCCGGCCAGTGGACGCACATCGTCGTCACGTACGACAAGACGACGAAGGTCGTCACGTTCTACCGCAACGGCGTGCGTCAGACCGCGACCGTGAAGTATCCGGTCAGCGCCACGGCGTCCGGCGTGCTGGGCTCCGAGAGCACGTCGGTGAAGACCCTGGGGTACAACGGCCCCAGCTACAACGGGTCGCACCTCAACGGCCTGCTCGACGACTACTCGCTCTACAACGGCGTCGCCAGCACGACCGACGTCGTCACCCTGACCCAGCGCGGCAACCCGTCGTTCGATCCCGCGACCGTCGCCCGGTCCGACGCCGACGCGCTCTCGGTGCAGACCACCGCCGACGCCGACTTCACGCTGCCCGTGCAGGGAGCCGGTGGCAGCGCCATCACGTGGGCCTCGTCGAATTCCGGCGTCATCTCGACCTCGGGCGGCGACGCGCACGTCACCCGGCCGACCGGCACGACGGCGTCGACCGTGACCCTCACAGCCTCCGTCAGCTACGGCGGCAGCGCCCCCGTCACGAAGAACTTCCCGGTCAGCGTGACCCCCGTCGGCGCGACGACCCCGTCCATCTATCTCGAGGAGGCAGGCCTGGAGAACGTGCTCGTCGAGGACGACTACCTCGAGAACGCCAACGCCAAGACCGTCGCCTACCTCCTTTCGCTCGACCCCGAGAAGTTCCTCTACTCCTGGTACGTGCAGGCGGGTCTCACCCCGACGACGACCTCGGGGTACGGCGGGTGGGAGGCCACGAGCGGCACCCGCTTCCAGGGCCACTTCTTCGGCCACTACATCTCGGCGCTCTCGCAGGCGTACTCGACGGCTACGGATGGCGCGACCAAGGCGCAGCTGCTCGCGAAGCTCACGGCCGCGGTCGACGGTCTCAAGAAGGCTCAGGATGCCTATGCGGCGGCCAACCCCGGGAACGCCGGCTTCGTCGCCCCCTTCAGCATCAGCGTGCTGCCGAACGGCGGGGGCGGCCTGCTCGTGCCGTTCTACAACCTGCACAAGGTGCTCGCGGGCCTCCTCGACGCCTACGAGTACGCACCGGCTCCCGTCGCCACCAAGGCGCGCAGCGTCGCGGCCGCGTTCGGCACGTGGGTCAAGAACTGGGCGGGAAGCCTCGCCAACCCGGCATCCATCCTCACCACCGAGTACGGCGGCATGAACGAGGCGCTGTACGAGCTGTACAGCATCACGAAGGACCCGAACCACAAGCGGGCGGCCGAGTACTTCGACGAGACGACACTCTTCCAGCAGCTCGCGAACGGGCAGGACGTGCTCAACGGCAAGCACGCCAACACGACGATCCCGAAGCTCGTCGGCGCCCTCAAGCGCTACACGGTCTTCATGGACAACCCCGACCTCTATGCGACGCTGACGGCGGCCGAGAAGGCGGCCCTGCCGATGTACCGCACGGCGGCGGAGAAGTTCTGGGAGATCGTCATCCGCGACCACACGTATGCGGGCGGCGGCAACAGCCAGTCGGAGCACTTCCACGCCGCCGACACGATCTACGCCGACGCCACCAACGGCACGACGAGCGGCTACGGCGAGAACTCCACCGTCGAGGGCTGCAACGAGTACAACATGCTCAAGCTCAGCCGGCTCCTCTTCCAGGTGACGAAGGACGTGAAGTTCGCCGACTACTACGAGTCGACCTACATCAACACGATCCTCGCCTCGCAGAACCCCGAGACGGGCATGGTGACGTACTTCCAGCCGCAGACGGCGGGCTACGCGAAGATCTTCGGCACGCCGCTCGACCAGTTCTGGTGCGACCACGGCACCGGCATCGAGAGCTTCACGAAGCTCGGCGACTCGATCTACTTCCAGGACGACACGTCGGTCTACGTCAACATGTTCCGATCGTCGGTCTACACCTCGGCCGATCAGAATCTGAAGCTCACGCAGACGGCCGACATCCCGAACACCGACACGGCGACGTTCACGGTCGCCTCGGTGGACGGGGGAGCGCTGCCCGCCGGCACGACCGTGCGGCTGCGCGTGCCGTCGTGGGTCGCGGCGACACCCACGCTCACGGTCAACGGCGTCGTGAAGGATGTCGCACCGCTCACGGGCGCGGGCTACATCTCCGTCGTGGTCGCGGCGGGCGACACGCTCACCTACAAGCTGCCCGCGAAGGTGTGGGTGGATGCCGGCACCGAGAACCCGAACTGGGTCGCCTTCAAGTACGGCCCCGTGCTGCTGGCGACCGAGCTCAGCCGCGTCAACGCGAACGCGAGCTACACGGCGGGAGTGCTCGTGCAGATGAGCACGGCCGACAAGTCGCTCAACGGCAACATCACGGTCGACGACGCGGCGCAGTGGAAGGCAGGCATCGCGTCGAATCTCGAGCGCATCCCGAACGGCCCGAACAACAACGGCATGACGACGATGCGATTCACGCTGCACAACGTCGACTCGAAGTCGGCCGCGCTCACCTTCGAGCCGTACTACAGCCTCTACAACGCCCGCTACGCGCTGTACATGACGCTCGTGCAGCCCGATTCGCCGGAGTCGCAGGCGCAGATCCTCAAGGAGAAGCAGCAGCTGCGCATCTCCGAGACGACGATCGACTCGCTCACGTCGTTCGACGACAACAACAGCGAGGCCGGCAAGAACTACAGGTTCAACAAGTCGGGCGTCGGCGTGTGGCTCGGCCAGGGTTACCGCGACGGCCAGATCGCCACCGACGCGTACTTCCAGTACGACATGGTCGTCGACCCGTCGCTGCCCAAGAACTACCTCGGCGTGCGGTACTTCGGCGGCGACAACGGACGCACGTTCGACGTCTACGTCAACGACGTGCTGCTCAAGCACGAGCGGATCACCAACGCCGCGGGCTCGACCACGTGGTACGTGCAGTACGACGAGATCCCGGCATCCATCCTCTCCGGCATCGCCGCGAAGGACAGCTACAAGAAGGACACCACGGGCGCCTACGTGCTCGACGCCAAGGGGCAGAAGATCCCCGTCGTGACGGTGCGCTTCCAGGGCAACGGAACGAGCTATGTCGGCGGCGTCTACGGCGTCTACACCGCCTCGAAGACGACGTATGCGACGGATGCCGACCTCTCGGCCCTGTCGTTCGACGGGGGCCGGCTCACGCCGTCGCTGGCGAAGGGCGTGTACTCCTACACGGTGACGGTGCCTCAGGATGCCTCGTCCGCGACGTTCGACGCCGACCCTGCTGTTCCGAGCGGACTGGTCTACGTGGGCGACGTCCTGATCGACGACACGAAGCCTCGCACGGTGCCGCTGCAGGCGGGCGATCAGCCGACCGTCCTGACGCTGCGCACGACGGCGCAGGATCACACGACGTCGGCGACCTACACCGTTCAGATCGTCCGCGAGGAGCCCGCGCCGCCGCTCACCGTGACGTCGGAGGCACTGGCGCGATGTGTGGCCGGCAAGGCGGTCGTGTCGGTGCAGGTGACCAACACGTCCACCGTTCGCGTCGCCCTCGCGATCACCACGCCGTACGGCGCGAAGCAGGTCGCAGAGCTGGCTCCCGGCAAGACCACGTCGCAGGCCTTCACGACGCGTCTGGCGACTCTGCCCGCCGGCGAGACATCCGTGAAGGCGTCGGGGACAGTCGACGGCAAGGCTGTCTCCACGACTGTGGCAGCCCGCATCCCGACCCTTTCCTGCGGCTGA
- a CDS encoding substrate-binding domain-containing protein: MANRKRMLGLIGFIGAGALALGLAGCSGSAGGDSDASGDSGSGDLTTVGFVAVGPEGGWRNANEQAIKDAFSEDAGFDLKYAPAASPTDQKSQIDAFKTFVNDEVDVILLTATEASGWDDSLKLAQEAEIPVILLDRGVDSSDDLYVTRIAPDNVKVAGSVGDWAVETYPSGANYYTLEGVPGLSVVNERNEGFEAAIEGKDGWNKIGAQTANWTADEGKSVIETVLKEHPDLQFIFAQNDEMGIGAAAAVTAAGLKPGTDVKIATIDGTTPALESLAKGDLSFVAQYNPFFGDLAVGAVNDALAGKKVEKTIVVPGETFDSPEAGQAAIDAGKGF; the protein is encoded by the coding sequence ATGGCAAATCGGAAGCGCATGCTGGGCCTTATCGGCTTCATCGGCGCAGGGGCTCTCGCACTCGGCCTGGCCGGTTGCTCGGGCTCGGCGGGCGGCGACAGCGACGCCAGCGGCGACAGCGGAAGCGGCGACCTCACCACCGTCGGCTTCGTCGCCGTCGGCCCCGAGGGTGGTTGGCGCAACGCCAACGAGCAGGCCATCAAGGACGCGTTCTCGGAGGACGCCGGCTTCGACCTCAAGTACGCGCCGGCCGCGAGCCCCACCGACCAGAAGTCGCAGATCGACGCATTCAAGACGTTCGTCAACGACGAGGTCGACGTCATCCTCCTCACCGCGACCGAGGCATCGGGCTGGGACGACTCCCTCAAGCTCGCGCAGGAGGCCGAGATCCCGGTCATCCTGCTCGACCGCGGCGTCGACTCCAGCGACGACCTCTACGTCACCCGCATCGCGCCCGACAACGTCAAGGTCGCCGGATCGGTGGGCGACTGGGCGGTCGAGACCTACCCGAGCGGCGCCAACTACTACACGCTCGAGGGCGTCCCCGGCCTCTCGGTCGTCAACGAGCGCAACGAGGGCTTCGAGGCTGCCATCGAGGGCAAGGACGGCTGGAACAAGATCGGCGCGCAGACCGCGAACTGGACCGCTGACGAGGGCAAGTCGGTCATCGAGACCGTCCTCAAGGAGCACCCCGACCTGCAGTTCATCTTCGCCCAGAACGACGAGATGGGCATCGGCGCCGCCGCGGCCGTGACCGCTGCGGGCCTGAAGCCGGGCACCGACGTCAAGATCGCCACGATCGACGGCACCACGCCGGCCCTCGAGTCGCTCGCCAAGGGAGACCTGAGCTTCGTCGCCCAGTACAACCCCTTCTTCGGCGACCTCGCCGTCGGCGCCGTCAACGACGCGCTCGCGGGCAAGAAGGTCGAGAAGACGATCGTCGTCCCCGGTGAGACGTTCGACTCGCCCGAGGCCGGCCAGGCCGCGATCGACGCGGGCAAGGGCTTCTGA
- a CDS encoding LamG-like jellyroll fold domain-containing protein, whose amino-acid sequence MRLTPPSTPEGFAPPPSPRRLRSLLAATAGTALAIGALVPLGASTASADSTVPASGLLAEYLFDETSGSSVPNTAPGSVGPATVVNGTDSLWTGSSLVFTGGAKTSTSASWVRLPDSLLSGKTSATITVETRFDASMKSSFNFLWNIGNDATTQYYFASVRDTARTAITTASNGGEVNARSATGLDANRWYSLTSVIGGGRITFYVDGEQVGSAATTLTPASITNQSLNAIGRSPWPDPMYKGEVSTFRVYDRALTAAEVGAVSNADAALHASSFQQAAQVIADGVANVTIDEGTTTLPNYGGRVTWSSSDARLAVGADGVTVTAAQPAAGQASITTALTATATVRGTSVTRQVPVTIQPVPGVDTPYGYVMVHFIEDSAGYAEKIYLDVSRGDNPEYWDPLNGGKPILASQLGTTGVRDPYLTYNPETKTYYIIATDLRVFGGDGGSGSCTSWCYWSSKGSTKLNVWESKDLVSWSAPKQFDVAVSGGAKVAELGMAWAPEATWVPNYYGDGRGAFVLYWSSNVYADAAHSGSSYSRILWGATTDFSQGTYQYGGTFIDAGGNTIDTTIIQNAGKTYRITKDNSAGKGIYMESTAAAEWWKPAATWTRLQTAIGAVWAGGNAGGVEGPAVFRRHGEDKWYLYVDVIPSTGYRPMQTTNLDAGWSQLVSSSFSMAPSTKHGGIVGITRGQYDTIRSADAAAAVASDLGSVSVTEDASGDAIRTALPATAGVTLAYNRGTASRPVDWNLSTVDAATPGTYDVTGTVRTIGANLNQWAGAGGSTAWNAADRTLFSSTAITVKAKVVVTAAPLPVTAVAETRCVAGKVVLSVKVTNDGASPVALAVNTAYGTKSVASLAPGASTSAAFTTRAVSVTAGSADVTVSAGGATVHATASYAAASCG is encoded by the coding sequence GTGAGACTCACGCCCCCATCGACCCCGGAGGGCTTCGCGCCGCCGCCCTCCCCCCGCCGGCTGCGCTCCCTTCTCGCCGCGACGGCCGGCACCGCGCTCGCCATCGGCGCGCTCGTGCCGCTCGGCGCGAGCACGGCATCCGCCGACTCGACCGTCCCCGCGAGCGGCCTCCTCGCCGAGTACCTGTTCGACGAGACGAGCGGGTCGTCGGTGCCGAACACCGCCCCCGGATCCGTCGGGCCCGCGACCGTCGTGAACGGCACCGACAGCCTGTGGACCGGGTCGTCGCTCGTCTTCACCGGCGGCGCCAAGACCAGCACGTCGGCGAGCTGGGTGCGGCTGCCCGACTCGCTCCTGAGCGGCAAGACGTCGGCCACGATCACCGTCGAGACCAGGTTCGACGCGTCGATGAAGAGCAGCTTCAACTTCCTCTGGAACATCGGCAACGACGCGACCACGCAGTACTACTTCGCCTCGGTCCGCGACACCGCGCGCACCGCGATCACGACGGCCTCGAACGGCGGCGAGGTCAATGCGCGCAGCGCCACGGGCCTCGATGCCAACCGCTGGTACAGCCTCACGTCGGTCATCGGCGGCGGACGCATCACGTTCTACGTCGACGGCGAGCAGGTCGGCTCGGCGGCGACGACGCTCACCCCGGCATCCATCACCAACCAGAGCCTCAACGCGATCGGGCGCTCCCCCTGGCCCGACCCGATGTACAAGGGCGAGGTGTCGACGTTCCGCGTGTACGACCGTGCGCTCACGGCCGCAGAGGTGGGAGCGGTGTCGAACGCGGATGCCGCGCTGCACGCCTCATCGTTCCAGCAGGCCGCGCAGGTCATCGCCGACGGCGTCGCGAATGTGACGATCGACGAGGGCACGACGACACTCCCGAACTACGGCGGACGCGTCACGTGGTCCTCGAGCGACGCCCGCCTCGCGGTCGGCGCCGACGGGGTCACCGTCACCGCGGCGCAGCCGGCGGCGGGACAGGCATCCATCACCACCGCCCTCACCGCGACCGCGACCGTGCGCGGCACGAGCGTCACGCGCCAGGTGCCCGTCACGATCCAGCCCGTTCCCGGCGTGGACACGCCCTACGGCTACGTCATGGTGCACTTCATCGAGGACTCCGCCGGCTACGCCGAGAAGATCTACCTCGACGTCTCGCGCGGCGACAACCCCGAGTACTGGGACCCGCTCAACGGCGGCAAGCCGATCCTCGCGTCGCAGCTCGGCACGACCGGCGTGCGCGACCCGTACCTGACCTACAACCCCGAGACGAAGACGTACTACATCATCGCCACCGACCTCCGCGTGTTCGGCGGCGACGGCGGCTCCGGCAGCTGCACCTCGTGGTGCTACTGGAGCTCGAAGGGCAGCACGAAGCTCAACGTGTGGGAGTCGAAGGACCTCGTCTCGTGGAGCGCCCCGAAGCAGTTCGACGTCGCCGTCTCGGGCGGCGCGAAGGTCGCCGAGCTCGGCATGGCGTGGGCGCCCGAGGCGACCTGGGTGCCGAACTACTACGGCGACGGCCGGGGCGCGTTCGTCCTGTACTGGTCATCGAACGTCTACGCCGACGCCGCGCACTCGGGCTCGTCGTACTCGCGCATCCTGTGGGGCGCGACGACCGACTTCTCGCAGGGCACCTACCAGTACGGCGGCACGTTCATCGACGCCGGCGGCAACACGATCGACACGACGATCATCCAGAACGCCGGCAAGACCTACCGCATCACGAAGGACAACTCGGCCGGCAAGGGCATCTACATGGAGTCGACGGCGGCCGCCGAGTGGTGGAAGCCCGCGGCGACCTGGACGCGCCTGCAGACGGCCATCGGCGCGGTCTGGGCGGGTGGCAACGCCGGCGGCGTCGAGGGACCCGCGGTCTTCCGCCGTCACGGCGAGGACAAGTGGTACCTGTACGTCGACGTCATCCCCTCGACCGGGTACCGGCCGATGCAGACGACGAACCTCGACGCCGGCTGGTCGCAGCTCGTGAGCAGCAGCTTCTCCATGGCGCCGAGCACGAAGCACGGCGGCATCGTCGGGATCACGCGCGGGCAGTACGACACGATCCGGTCGGCGGACGCCGCGGCGGCCGTCGCGAGCGACCTCGGCTCGGTCTCCGTGACCGAGGACGCGTCGGGTGACGCGATCCGGACTGCGCTGCCGGCGACCGCCGGCGTGACGCTCGCGTACAACCGCGGCACGGCGTCGCGGCCCGTGGACTGGAACCTGTCGACAGTGGATGCCGCGACCCCCGGCACCTACGACGTGACCGGCACCGTCCGCACCATCGGTGCGAACCTCAACCAGTGGGCCGGAGCCGGCGGGTCGACGGCATGGAACGCTGCCGACCGAACCCTGTTCAGCTCGACGGCGATCACCGTGAAGGCGAAGGTCGTCGTGACCGCCGCACCGCTCCCGGTCACCGCCGTCGCCGAGACGCGGTGCGTCGCGGGCAAGGTCGTGCTCAGCGTCAAGGTGACGAACGACGGCGCTTCGCCGGTGGCGCTGGCGGTGAACACCGCCTACGGCACGAAGTCGGTGGCATCGCTCGCACCGGGCGCATCGACGTCCGCCGCGTTCACGACGCGCGCCGTCTCGGTCACGGCCGGATCGGCGGACGTGACGGTCTCGGCCGGCGGCGCGACCGTCCACGCCACGGCCTCGTACGCCGCTGCCAGCTGCGGCTGA
- a CDS encoding DUF916 domain-containing protein, giving the protein MLHLTRRSSVLARAGAALAAVFALAALSATPAVAADDPTAPPPVRWSVTPSDATGPDGRRAVELELDPGASADDRFAVRNVGENEVTFQLTAADGYYTRGGRFDILSADEKSKDAGTWITMPETVTVPAGQTAIVPFTIEVPGNAEPGDHAAGITASVLSVQSAKDGTSVGVESRVGFRVLTRVKGEITPAASVADITTSYATSWNPIRPGELTVTFDVSNDGNTRILAAGVVEAGGQTVSFPAEGESPQELLPGDERTITVLVKGVWPTFVVPTTVTLNATSATMDGGTQDLDPVQATTVAWAIPWPQLILLAGIALIVLAILWNRIRSRRKLDTLLEQAREEGRKDAATTVPAP; this is encoded by the coding sequence GTGCTGCACCTCACCCGCCGCTCATCCGTCCTGGCCCGGGCCGGGGCGGCGCTCGCGGCCGTCTTCGCCCTCGCCGCGCTCTCCGCGACGCCCGCCGTGGCGGCCGACGACCCGACCGCCCCTCCGCCCGTGCGGTGGTCGGTCACGCCGTCCGACGCCACGGGTCCCGATGGGCGGCGGGCGGTCGAGCTCGAGCTCGACCCCGGCGCGAGCGCCGACGACCGCTTCGCCGTGCGCAACGTGGGGGAGAACGAGGTCACCTTCCAGCTCACGGCCGCGGACGGGTACTACACACGCGGCGGCCGCTTCGACATCCTCTCGGCGGACGAGAAGTCCAAGGATGCCGGCACGTGGATCACGATGCCCGAGACGGTGACGGTGCCGGCGGGCCAGACGGCGATCGTGCCGTTCACCATCGAGGTTCCGGGCAACGCCGAGCCGGGCGATCACGCCGCCGGCATCACGGCATCCGTCCTGTCGGTCCAGTCCGCGAAGGACGGCACGAGCGTCGGCGTCGAGAGCCGCGTCGGCTTCCGGGTGCTGACGCGCGTGAAGGGCGAGATCACGCCCGCCGCCTCCGTTGCCGACATCACGACGTCGTACGCGACGTCGTGGAATCCCATCCGCCCCGGTGAGCTCACGGTCACCTTCGACGTGTCGAACGACGGCAACACGCGCATCCTCGCCGCGGGCGTCGTGGAGGCGGGCGGTCAGACGGTCTCCTTCCCTGCTGAAGGCGAGAGCCCGCAGGAGCTGCTGCCGGGCGACGAGCGCACCATCACCGTGCTCGTGAAGGGTGTCTGGCCGACCTTCGTCGTTCCCACGACCGTCACGCTCAACGCCACCTCCGCCACGATGGACGGCGGCACGCAGGACCTCGATCCCGTGCAGGCCACCACGGTGGCGTGGGCCATCCCCTGGCCGCAGCTCATCCTCCTCGCGGGCATCGCGCTCATCGTGCTCGCGATCCTCTGGAACCGCATCCGATCCCGCCGCAAGCTCGACACTCTGCTCGAGCAGGCGCGGGAGGAGGGCCGCAAGGACGCGGCGACGACGGTCCCCGCGCCGTGA